The following nucleotide sequence is from Spirochaetaceae bacterium.
CAATCAGCTCGACCCAGAATCACGCTTATCCCATCGATATTCGTGGCGCTGCTGACACCGTGCTCCTTGATGACCTCGGGCGCGTTTATATAGGTGAGGCTCTGGCCGAGATACTGTGCAAGCGCTGCGTTACTGGGCTCCGCCAGCTTGATAACAACCGTGTATCGGTCGGTGGCCGTTACCGACTCGCCAGGTGGCAGCTGCCACGTAAGGGCGGTCGGTCCGGCTTCCGCAAAGTCGCCCAGGCCCAGCATGCGCTGAAAGTTGAATACGACATCATCAGCGGTTAGTTCTCTCCCATCCATCGGCGCCTTGTTTTGCCATTTAATACCTTTGCGGATCTTGAAGATAATCGTGAGTGGGTCGGGAGTGTCCCAGCTCTCAGCCAGATGCGGTCTAAAGAGGGATAGAGGCAGGTACTGGCTACTGAACGAAAATATGTCCCTATCTATTGCCCAGTCCATGATTCCCAGCTTCTCTGTGGTGGCACCGGTGACCAGTGTTGGGACATGGCTGAAATGGGTGTCAGCATTAAATGGCATCCAGGTGGCGTTCGTTGCAACGGTCAATGTCCCGCCATACTCTGGTGCCACCACCACCTTGCCGGTG
It contains:
- a CDS encoding ABC transporter substrate-binding protein — protein: MRQTIPFKTGLAVLCGLILTATGLWAAGAEEEPAAAADKKYVTDPTTGKVVVAPEYGGTLTVATNATWMPFNADTHFSHVPTLVTGATTEKLGIMDWAIDRDIFSFSSQYLPLSLFRPHLAESWDTPDPLTIIFKIRKGIKWQNKAPMDGRELTADDVVFNFQRMLGLGDFAEAGPTALTWQLPPGESVTATDRYTVVIKLAEPSNAALAQYLGQSLTYINAPEVIKEHGVSSATNIDGISVILGRAD